A window of Microcystis aeruginosa FD4 contains these coding sequences:
- a CDS encoding dihydroorotate dehydrogenase-like protein: MNLHTTYMGLQLRSPLVIGAAAPLSEDIDNIKRMEDFGAAAVVLHSFFEEQIKQERLALHHHFTHGAESFAEALTYFPEPEVFHVGSDEYLNHIRKAKEMVDIPIIASLNGETSGGWLEYAIQIQQAGADALELNIYYVPNDLELTGNHVEQNYVDILKIVKSEVSIPVSMKLSPYFSNTANMAKQLAEAGADGLVLFNRFYQPDIDLETLDVHPNIILSNPQAMRLPLRWIAMLYGRVPTDFAATSGIHNAIDVIKMMMVGAKATMLVSVLLRHGLEEITKIEQGLLHWLEENEYESIEQLIGSMSQMNCPDPSAFERVQYMKALQSYEPVWKRFQTTSK; this comes from the coding sequence ATGAATCTACACACTACCTACATGGGTTTACAATTGCGATCGCCGCTAGTCATCGGTGCGGCCGCACCCTTGAGCGAGGATATCGACAATATCAAGAGAATGGAAGACTTTGGAGCCGCTGCCGTGGTTCTACACTCCTTTTTTGAGGAGCAGATTAAACAGGAAAGACTGGCTCTACACCATCATTTTACCCACGGAGCCGAGAGTTTTGCGGAAGCTTTGACTTATTTTCCCGAACCGGAGGTTTTTCACGTTGGTTCCGACGAATATCTTAACCATATTCGCAAAGCCAAAGAAATGGTCGATATTCCGATTATTGCCAGTCTCAACGGTGAGACCTCTGGGGGATGGTTGGAGTATGCCATTCAAATTCAACAAGCGGGCGCTGATGCTTTGGAGTTGAATATTTATTATGTTCCCAACGACCTAGAATTAACCGGAAATCACGTCGAACAAAACTATGTTGATATCCTCAAAATTGTCAAATCGGAGGTATCAATTCCCGTCTCGATGAAGTTAAGTCCCTACTTTAGCAATACGGCCAATATGGCTAAACAATTAGCGGAAGCGGGGGCCGATGGGTTGGTATTATTTAACCGTTTCTATCAGCCGGATATCGACTTAGAAACCTTAGATGTTCACCCCAATATTATCCTCAGTAATCCCCAAGCAATGCGTTTACCCCTGCGCTGGATTGCCATGCTTTACGGTCGTGTACCGACGGATTTTGCCGCTACCAGTGGTATTCATAACGCCATCGACGTGATCAAAATGATGATGGTGGGGGCAAAAGCGACCATGTTAGTTAGTGTTTTATTACGCCACGGTTTGGAGGAAATTACCAAGATCGAACAGGGTTTATTGCATTGGTTGGAAGAAAATGAGTATGAATCGATCGAGCAGTTAATTGGCAGTATGAGTCAAATGAATTGCCCAGATCCGAGCGCTTTTGAACGGGTACAGTATATGAAAGCTCTGCAAAGTTACGAACCTGTTTGGAAACGTTTTCAAACCACCAGCAAATAA
- a CDS encoding TIGR02450 family Trp-rich protein, which produces MPKKQKYPHLLGSKWTAKQKTWGWRHFQVVNRQNRGQWVFAELVASCDPTVRFWINAKQLQDANLWQSGWQTLTEINQPDTADEIIVN; this is translated from the coding sequence ATGCCCAAAAAACAGAAATATCCCCATCTCTTGGGATCAAAATGGACGGCAAAACAAAAAACATGGGGCTGGCGACATTTTCAAGTGGTCAATCGTCAAAATCGCGGTCAATGGGTTTTCGCCGAATTAGTCGCTTCCTGCGATCCGACTGTCCGCTTCTGGATTAATGCCAAACAGTTGCAAGACGCAAATCTCTGGCAATCAGGTTGGCAAACCCTGACGGAAATCAACCAACCCGACACCGCCGACGAGATTATCGTAAATTAA
- the nifJ gene encoding pyruvate:ferredoxin (flavodoxin) oxidoreductase, with the protein MTKKTYATIDGNEAVARVAYRLSEVIAIYPITPSSPMGEWSDSWAAERRANLWGTIPSVIEMQSEGGAAGTLHGALQTGSLTTTFTSSQGLLLMLPNFYKIAGELTSSVVHVAARALAAQGLSIFGDHSDVMSARSTGWAMLAANSVQEAHDLAAIATATTLETRLPFLHFFDGFRTSHEVQKVELISDETLKELINEDLIIAHRQRALTPDRPVLRGTAQNPDVYFQARESVNPFYHACPDIAQKIMDRFAQLTGRQYHLYEYHGATDAERVIILMGSGAETVHETVDYLNQNGAKVGVLKVRLYRPFAAEKLLAALPTTVKKIAVLDRCKEPGAGGDPLYLDVVNAFMEDYEGQLPKIVGGRYGLSSKEFTPAMVAGIFDNLNLDKPKNHFTIGIVDDLTFSSLEYDRSFSTEPDKVVRAVFYGLGSDGTVGANKNSIKIIGEDTDNYAQGYFVYDSKKSGSVTVSHLRFGPEPIRSTYLITDANFIACHQWEFIEQFDLLETAKPNSIFLLNSPYPPEEVFSHLPRNLQQTIIDKNLQVYTINATQVAKEAGMGSRINTVMQVCFFALAGVLSREEAIAQIKKAIRKTYGKKGEEIVQMNIKAVDSALEHLYQVPIPATVTPEAFELRPPIPDTAPAFVREVLGKIIARHGEELPVSALPNDGTYPTATSQWEKRNIAQEIPVWDADVCVQCGKCVLVCPHAVIRSKVYDEAELATAPETFKVANAKDHDWKRLKFTIQVAAEDCTGCGLCVDVCPAKNKSQPRLRAINMAPQLPLREQERVNWDFFLNLPNPDRLSLNLNKINHQQMQEPLFEFSGACAGCGETPYVKLVSQLFGDRMIVANATGCSSIYGGNLPTTPWAVNAEGRGPAWSNSLFEDNAEFGLGFRVSIDKQAEFAAELLATLASEIGESLAADILNCHQVDEAEIYEQRQRVEALKSRLGQLTPTTQVKMLLSVADYLVKKSVWIVGGDGWAYDIGYGGLDHVLASGRNVNILVMDTEVYSNTGGQASKATPRAAVAKFASGGKPGPKKDLGLMAMTYGNVYVASVAMGARNEQTIKAFLEAEAYNGPSLIIAYSHCIAHGINMTTAMNHQKEVVESGRWLMYRYHPDLAKEGKNPLQLDSRAPKLTVAQTLYSENRFKMLATSKPEEAKRLLKEAQADVDTRWQMYQYLAAKGTGSKE; encoded by the coding sequence ATGACAAAAAAAACCTATGCAACCATAGATGGTAACGAAGCTGTTGCACGCGTTGCCTATCGTCTCAGTGAAGTGATCGCTATTTATCCTATCACTCCCTCCTCGCCTATGGGTGAATGGTCCGATAGTTGGGCTGCCGAACGCAGAGCTAATCTCTGGGGAACCATCCCTTCCGTAATCGAAATGCAGAGCGAAGGTGGGGCAGCGGGAACCCTGCACGGAGCGCTACAAACAGGCTCTTTAACTACTACTTTCACTTCCTCCCAGGGATTATTATTAATGCTCCCCAACTTCTACAAAATTGCGGGGGAATTAACCTCTTCAGTGGTCCATGTGGCGGCCCGTGCTTTAGCAGCCCAAGGGTTGTCAATTTTTGGGGATCATAGTGATGTTATGTCTGCCAGAAGTACGGGTTGGGCTATGTTAGCGGCTAATTCCGTTCAAGAAGCTCATGATCTAGCAGCGATCGCCACAGCCACTACCCTAGAAACGCGGCTTCCTTTCCTACACTTTTTTGATGGTTTTCGTACCAGTCATGAGGTGCAAAAAGTCGAATTAATTAGCGATGAAACTCTCAAAGAACTGATAAATGAAGACCTAATTATTGCCCATCGTCAAAGGGCTTTAACTCCCGATCGACCGGTGTTACGAGGCACGGCACAAAATCCCGATGTTTATTTCCAGGCAAGGGAAAGCGTCAATCCTTTCTATCATGCTTGTCCCGATATCGCTCAAAAAATTATGGATCGTTTTGCCCAATTAACAGGACGGCAATACCATCTTTATGAATACCACGGTGCGACCGATGCCGAAAGAGTGATTATTTTAATGGGATCGGGAGCAGAAACCGTCCATGAAACCGTGGATTATCTAAATCAAAATGGGGCTAAAGTTGGGGTTTTAAAAGTTCGTCTCTATCGTCCTTTTGCCGCGGAAAAATTACTGGCAGCTTTGCCCACTACGGTGAAAAAAATAGCCGTTTTAGATCGCTGTAAAGAACCAGGTGCTGGGGGCGATCCGCTATATTTAGACGTGGTAAATGCCTTTATGGAAGACTACGAAGGTCAGCTGCCGAAAATTGTGGGAGGACGCTACGGTTTATCTTCCAAAGAATTTACCCCCGCCATGGTTGCCGGTATATTTGATAACTTAAATCTCGACAAACCGAAAAATCACTTCACTATTGGTATCGTTGATGATCTCACATTTTCTAGTCTGGAATATGACCGCAGTTTTTCCACCGAACCAGACAAAGTAGTGCGGGCGGTTTTCTACGGTTTAGGTTCCGATGGTACGGTGGGAGCTAACAAAAATTCAATTAAAATTATCGGTGAAGATACTGATAATTATGCCCAGGGTTATTTCGTCTATGATTCCAAAAAATCTGGCTCCGTCACCGTTTCTCACCTACGCTTTGGACCGGAGCCGATCCGCTCTACCTATTTAATCACTGATGCTAACTTTATCGCCTGTCATCAGTGGGAATTTATCGAACAATTTGACCTGCTAGAAACCGCTAAACCGAACTCAATTTTTCTCCTCAATAGTCCCTATCCACCGGAGGAGGTATTTAGTCACCTACCCCGCAATCTCCAGCAAACTATCATCGATAAAAATCTGCAAGTTTATACGATTAATGCTACTCAAGTGGCCAAAGAAGCGGGGATGGGCAGTCGGATTAATACCGTGATGCAGGTGTGTTTCTTTGCTCTGGCGGGGGTTTTGTCTCGGGAAGAGGCGATCGCACAAATCAAAAAAGCCATCCGCAAGACCTACGGCAAGAAAGGCGAAGAAATCGTGCAGATGAACATCAAAGCTGTGGATTCTGCCCTAGAACACCTCTATCAAGTGCCAATTCCCGCCACTGTCACCCCGGAAGCTTTTGAATTAAGACCTCCGATTCCCGACACCGCACCCGCTTTCGTCCGAGAAGTCCTCGGCAAAATTATCGCCCGTCACGGGGAGGAATTGCCCGTTAGCGCCCTTCCCAACGATGGTACTTATCCCACCGCCACTAGCCAATGGGAAAAACGCAATATTGCCCAAGAAATCCCCGTTTGGGACGCTGATGTCTGTGTTCAGTGCGGTAAATGCGTTCTCGTTTGTCCCCACGCCGTTATTCGCTCAAAAGTCTATGATGAGGCCGAATTAGCCACGGCCCCGGAAACCTTTAAAGTCGCTAATGCCAAGGATCACGACTGGAAGAGGCTCAAATTCACCATCCAAGTGGCCGCCGAAGATTGTACTGGTTGCGGTCTTTGCGTCGATGTTTGCCCCGCTAAAAACAAATCGCAACCGCGTCTAAGAGCGATTAATATGGCTCCCCAATTGCCCCTGCGGGAACAGGAACGAGTCAACTGGGATTTCTTCCTTAATTTGCCTAATCCAGACCGATTAAGCCTAAATCTCAACAAAATTAACCATCAGCAAATGCAGGAACCTCTCTTTGAGTTTTCTGGTGCTTGTGCCGGTTGTGGTGAGACTCCCTACGTTAAATTGGTCAGTCAGCTATTCGGCGATCGCATGATAGTGGCTAATGCCACCGGTTGTTCATCTATCTACGGAGGTAATTTACCGACAACGCCCTGGGCAGTTAACGCCGAAGGTCGCGGTCCAGCTTGGTCGAATTCCCTCTTTGAAGATAATGCCGAATTTGGCTTAGGATTCCGGGTTTCCATCGATAAACAGGCAGAATTTGCCGCCGAACTGTTAGCAACCCTCGCTAGTGAAATCGGAGAAAGTCTAGCGGCAGATATTCTCAATTGTCACCAAGTGGATGAAGCGGAAATTTACGAACAACGGCAACGGGTAGAGGCCTTAAAATCCCGTTTAGGGCAATTAACCCCGACCACGCAGGTGAAAATGCTGTTATCCGTCGCCGATTATCTGGTCAAGAAAAGTGTCTGGATTGTCGGGGGTGACGGTTGGGCCTACGACATCGGTTATGGTGGCTTAGATCACGTTTTAGCTAGTGGTCGCAATGTGAATATTTTGGTCATGGATACGGAGGTTTACTCGAATACGGGCGGCCAGGCCTCAAAAGCTACTCCTCGCGCCGCTGTAGCTAAATTTGCTTCTGGTGGCAAACCGGGACCGAAAAAAGACCTCGGTTTAATGGCCATGACCTACGGTAACGTCTATGTGGCCAGCGTGGCTATGGGGGCAAGAAACGAGCAAACTATCAAAGCTTTCCTAGAAGCGGAAGCTTATAACGGGCCATCGTTAATTATCGCCTATTCTCACTGTATTGCTCACGGGATCAACATGACCACCGCCATGAACCATCAAAAAGAAGTGGTGGAAAGCGGTCGCTGGTTAATGTACCGTTATCATCCCGATTTAGCTAAAGAAGGCAAAAATCCCCTACAATTGGACAGCCGTGCGCCTAAGCTTACCGTAGCGCAAACTCTCTACTCGGAGAATCGCTTTAAGATGTTGGCCACCAGTAAGCCGGAGGAAGCTAAACGTCTGCTCAAAGAAGCACAAGCAGATGTGGATACGCGCTGGCAAATGTATCAGTATCTAGCAGCAAAAGGTACAGGGAGCAAGGAATAG
- the lexA gene encoding transcriptional repressor LexA has protein sequence MTNLETLTQAQQELYDWLIEYIRTTQHAPSIRQMMRAMNLRSPAPIQSRLERLRAKGYIDWTEGKARTLRILKQPVQGLPILGAIAAGGLVEPFTDVEEKLDLSNLFQRSQDCYALRVSGDSMIEDHIADGDLVIMRSLTGDEAVSNGEIVAARVEGHGTTLKRFYQEGEIITLQPSNQKYQPITANTEQVQVQGVLVGVWRGY, from the coding sequence ATGACTAACCTCGAAACCCTTACTCAAGCGCAACAGGAGTTGTACGACTGGCTAATTGAGTATATTCGCACTACTCAACACGCCCCTTCCATCCGGCAAATGATGCGAGCGATGAATTTACGCTCTCCCGCACCGATTCAAAGCCGTTTAGAACGTTTACGCGCCAAAGGCTATATTGATTGGACAGAAGGAAAAGCACGCACCCTGCGGATTCTCAAACAACCAGTGCAAGGTTTACCGATTCTAGGCGCGATCGCTGCTGGTGGTTTAGTGGAACCCTTCACCGATGTGGAAGAAAAACTCGATCTTTCTAACCTGTTTCAACGCAGTCAAGACTGTTATGCCCTGCGCGTTTCCGGAGACAGTATGATCGAGGATCATATTGCCGATGGGGATCTGGTGATTATGCGTTCTCTCACAGGCGATGAAGCCGTCTCCAATGGGGAAATCGTCGCCGCCAGAGTCGAAGGCCACGGCACTACTTTAAAACGTTTCTACCAAGAAGGGGAAATCATCACTCTCCAACCCTCCAATCAAAAATATCAACCAATTACAGCCAATACTGAACAAGTACAAGTGCAAGGGGTTTTAGTTGGTGTTTGGCGCGGTTATTAG
- a CDS encoding ATP-dependent 6-phosphofructokinase codes for MNENQRKKIGILTSGGDCPGLNAVIRAVVKASKLKGWDVYGIPYGTDGFMQIAEGKYHPQDLILTHHGYNLPGVLKGLDVLQFLSGSILGSLSKGHPENPEIATKILQGYEMLGLDALIVVGGDGSIDIIYDLAQKGNWNIIAVPKTIDNDVPYTEWSVGFTTAVDIVTQALYDLTFTAASHERVMIVQVMGRDAGHLALHAGIAGGADAIFIPELTPALTPEIIDGCCRHLAQLRAQGRQFALIVISEGVKNEDNQKEKYIGDYLEKLIVDKTRSLCVTDPVFCYLNSMDVRAMSLGHLQRSRPPLAMDRLLATAFGIKAVELIEKGKLDRVVIWRGGQVRSLPLKPVIKIIKKCHQENRCAYPVDPHGFIVKTARSLGIYLGENTTTTTETAVVPQAVEVLV; via the coding sequence ATGAACGAGAATCAAAGGAAAAAAATTGGTATTCTGACCAGTGGTGGCGATTGCCCGGGGTTAAATGCGGTAATTCGTGCCGTGGTAAAAGCATCAAAACTAAAGGGTTGGGATGTGTACGGCATTCCCTACGGGACCGACGGTTTTATGCAGATTGCCGAGGGAAAATATCACCCCCAAGATTTGATCCTGACTCACCATGGCTATAACCTGCCAGGGGTCTTGAAAGGATTAGACGTTTTGCAGTTCCTTAGTGGTAGTATCTTGGGTTCTTTGAGCAAAGGACATCCCGAAAACCCAGAAATTGCCACGAAAATCCTGCAAGGATACGAAATGCTGGGATTAGATGCCCTGATCGTCGTCGGGGGCGATGGGAGCATCGATATCATCTACGATCTCGCCCAGAAGGGCAATTGGAATATTATCGCGGTTCCCAAAACCATCGATAATGATGTTCCCTATACGGAATGGTCCGTCGGTTTTACCACTGCCGTCGATATCGTCACCCAAGCTTTGTATGATCTCACCTTTACCGCCGCTAGTCACGAAAGGGTGATGATTGTGCAGGTGATGGGTAGAGATGCTGGTCATTTAGCCCTTCATGCCGGGATTGCCGGGGGAGCCGATGCGATTTTTATTCCCGAATTAACCCCTGCTCTCACTCCCGAAATTATCGACGGTTGTTGTCGTCATTTGGCACAATTGCGCGCTCAAGGTCGTCAATTCGCTCTCATTGTCATTTCTGAGGGGGTTAAAAACGAAGATAACCAAAAAGAGAAGTATATTGGCGATTATTTAGAAAAATTAATAGTTGACAAAACTCGCTCTTTATGCGTTACCGATCCCGTCTTCTGTTACCTCAATTCCATGGATGTGCGGGCCATGTCCTTGGGACACCTGCAAAGAAGTCGTCCTCCTTTGGCCATGGATCGACTCTTAGCCACGGCTTTTGGCATTAAGGCCGTAGAATTAATTGAAAAGGGAAAACTCGATCGCGTGGTGATTTGGCGCGGGGGACAAGTGCGTAGTTTGCCCCTGAAACCGGTGATCAAAATTATCAAAAAATGTCATCAAGAGAATCGCTGTGCCTATCCCGTGGATCCCCATGGTTTTATCGTGAAAACAGCCCGTTCTTTGGGAATTTACCTAGGAGAAAATACCACGACCACGACCGAGACGGCAGTAGTTCCGCAAGCTGTGGAGGTGTTAGTTTAG